From the Actinomycetota bacterium genome, one window contains:
- a CDS encoding MgtC/SapB family protein, producing the protein MDWTPFVRLMVAAAFAAGIGLDRELRAKPAGLRTNIVVGVAAAAFAYASVTNFPFDVDESRVAAQIVSGIGFLGGGAIFAAGGKPHGLTTAAALWGSAAAGLNAGIGAYATGLALVIITVVVLWPLEWVGGLVLGARRRSDINVQLIVRDLSAATAVRALVGDADISLMQLDLRPFGDRVAMGMTLYGRPTAVLELTSRLAQRPDVDFLSEEALPSRSAARRWEVHPQ; encoded by the coding sequence GTGGACTGGACACCGTTCGTGCGACTGATGGTGGCTGCGGCGTTCGCGGCGGGGATCGGCCTGGACCGGGAACTTCGCGCCAAGCCCGCCGGTCTTCGGACCAACATCGTCGTCGGCGTGGCCGCGGCTGCGTTCGCGTACGCGTCGGTGACGAACTTCCCGTTCGACGTCGACGAGTCGCGCGTCGCGGCACAGATCGTGTCGGGCATCGGCTTCCTGGGCGGTGGAGCGATCTTCGCGGCCGGCGGCAAGCCGCACGGGCTCACGACGGCCGCGGCACTGTGGGGGTCGGCGGCAGCAGGGTTGAACGCCGGCATCGGTGCGTACGCCACCGGGTTGGCGTTGGTGATCATCACGGTGGTGGTCCTGTGGCCTCTCGAGTGGGTCGGCGGCCTGGTCCTGGGCGCTCGACGTCGCTCGGACATCAACGTGCAACTGATCGTCCGTGACCTGTCGGCGGCCACCGCGGTGCGCGCCCTGGTCGGCGATGCCGACATCAGCCTGATGCAGTTGGACCTGCGACCCTTCGGCGACCGGGTCGCCATGGGCATGACCCTCTACGGCCGCCCAACTGCCGTCCTGGAGCTGACGTCGCGGCTGGCGCAGCGCCCCGACGTCGACTTCCTCTCCGAGGAGGCCCTGCCATCCCGCTCGGCTGCGCGTCGTTGGGAAGTGCATCCGCAGTAA
- a CDS encoding cold-shock protein codes for MPQGTVKSYDPITNEAVILDDQLNELVVDREVFAASGLRELRLGQRVRFELDEEDDAPQVTNLNIVSL; via the coding sequence TTGCCCCAGGGGACGGTCAAGAGCTACGACCCGATCACCAACGAGGCCGTCATCCTCGACGATCAGCTCAATGAGCTGGTGGTGGATCGCGAGGTCTTCGCGGCGTCGGGGCTGCGGGAGCTGCGACTGGGCCAGCGTGTCCGGTTCGAACTCGACGAAGAAGACGACGCCCCGCAGGTCACGAACCTGAACATCGTCAGCCTATGA
- a CDS encoding aldo/keto reductase family protein: MRYVNLGASGVKVSVLALGSWLTYGGTVEDRVARECVGVALDSGVNLIDTADVYKCGEAERVLGDLLSGRDRRHVVLATKVYFPMSDDVNDRGLSRKHVTESIDASLRRLRTDYVDLYQCHRYDTTTPTDEVVATMGDLVRRGKVLYWGVSMWRPERIVEACTLADALNVPRPVSNQPVYSLLERGIESAVLPISREYGLGQIAYSPLAQGVLTGKYSGGDVPRGSRAAGEARRFVERYLDEASLDKVDRMGRLAAELDLSHAQLALAWVLHQDGVASAIFGASRPEQVRENVASAEVELDRDTLDRLDELFAS, from the coding sequence GTGCGCTACGTCAACCTCGGTGCGAGCGGCGTGAAGGTCAGCGTGCTCGCGCTCGGATCGTGGCTCACCTACGGGGGGACGGTCGAGGACCGGGTCGCGCGCGAGTGCGTCGGCGTCGCGCTCGACAGCGGCGTGAACCTCATCGACACCGCCGACGTGTACAAGTGCGGCGAGGCCGAGCGGGTCCTCGGCGACCTGCTCAGCGGCCGCGACCGGCGGCACGTCGTGCTCGCCACCAAGGTCTACTTCCCGATGAGCGACGACGTGAACGACCGCGGGTTGTCACGCAAGCACGTGACCGAGTCGATCGACGCGTCGCTGCGGCGCCTGCGCACCGACTACGTCGACCTCTACCAGTGCCACCGCTACGACACGACCACGCCGACCGATGAGGTGGTGGCCACGATGGGTGATCTGGTCCGCCGGGGGAAGGTGCTCTACTGGGGCGTGTCGATGTGGCGCCCGGAACGGATCGTGGAGGCCTGCACCCTCGCCGACGCGCTCAACGTCCCACGGCCCGTCAGCAACCAGCCGGTCTACTCGCTGCTGGAGCGTGGCATCGAGTCGGCGGTGCTGCCGATCAGCCGTGAGTACGGACTGGGTCAGATCGCCTACAGCCCGCTGGCCCAAGGTGTCCTCACCGGGAAGTACAGCGGCGGGGACGTGCCGCGAGGATCCCGCGCCGCCGGCGAGGCCCGTCGCTTCGTCGAGCGCTACCTGGACGAGGCGTCCCTGGACAAGGTCGACCGCATGGGTCGGCTGGCCGCCGAACTCGACCTCAGCCACGCACAGCTGGCGCTGGCGTGGGTGCTTCACCAGGACGGCGTCGCCTCGGCCATCTTCGGGGCGTCCCGCCCCGAGCAGGTCCGCGAGAACGTCGCGTCCGCGGAGGTCGAGTTGGACCGGGACACGCTCGACCGCCTCGACGAGCTGTTCGCGAGCTGA
- the serB gene encoding phosphoserine phosphatase SerB has protein sequence MDDRRTLLVRVSGRDQPGITAALLDVLAAGGVDVYDMEQVTTRDRLTLDLLVGLPAGGDRTSDRVVKDILFLGWERGLEVDFEPVEAHVATPPRQRYAVTVIGAPLTAAALAAVAHRIAGAGANIDRIVRLSRYPVVSYELVVSGGHADTLRAGLLHAAAEHAIDVAVQREGLERRAKRLVVMDVDSTLIQDEVIDLLAEEAGTADRVRDVTERAMAGELDFGEALRARVALLAGLDRDALERVRARVRLTPGARTFVRTLKRLGFQVAIVSGGFSLFTDPLAAELGIAHCYANELQIVDGRVTGRLIGRVLDRAAKADVLEEVARRENIPLEQTVAIGDGANDLDMLARAGLGVAFNAKPAVREAADTSVSVPYLDAVLFVLGIRRDEVEAADERDLRDRGDPVPVRGVPPL, from the coding sequence ATGGACGACCGGCGGACCCTCCTCGTTCGCGTCTCGGGACGTGACCAGCCCGGCATCACCGCAGCCCTCCTGGACGTCCTGGCGGCCGGCGGCGTGGACGTCTACGACATGGAGCAGGTCACCACCCGCGATCGCCTCACCCTCGACTTGCTGGTTGGTCTGCCGGCCGGCGGGGACCGGACCAGTGACCGGGTCGTGAAGGACATCCTGTTCCTGGGCTGGGAACGCGGGCTCGAGGTCGACTTCGAACCCGTCGAGGCGCACGTCGCGACGCCGCCGCGCCAGCGCTACGCGGTGACGGTGATCGGGGCGCCCCTGACCGCGGCGGCGCTGGCCGCGGTCGCGCACCGGATCGCCGGTGCCGGAGCCAACATCGACCGGATCGTGCGCCTGTCGCGCTATCCCGTCGTCAGCTACGAACTCGTGGTGTCCGGCGGCCACGCGGACACGCTGCGCGCCGGGCTGCTGCACGCCGCCGCCGAGCACGCGATCGACGTGGCGGTCCAGCGTGAGGGGCTCGAACGGCGCGCGAAGCGCCTGGTGGTGATGGACGTCGACTCGACCCTGATCCAGGACGAGGTGATCGATCTGTTGGCCGAGGAGGCGGGCACCGCCGACCGTGTCCGCGACGTCACCGAACGGGCGATGGCGGGCGAACTCGACTTCGGTGAGGCTCTCCGCGCCCGGGTGGCGCTACTGGCCGGACTCGACCGTGACGCACTGGAGCGGGTCCGGGCACGTGTGCGGCTCACACCCGGCGCGCGGACGTTCGTGCGGACCCTGAAGCGTCTGGGCTTCCAGGTCGCGATCGTGTCCGGCGGCTTCTCGCTCTTCACCGACCCGCTGGCGGCGGAGCTCGGGATCGCCCACTGCTACGCCAACGAGCTGCAGATCGTCGACGGGCGGGTCACCGGCCGGCTGATCGGGCGCGTCCTCGACCGCGCCGCCAAGGCCGACGTCCTCGAGGAGGTCGCCCGCCGCGAGAACATCCCGCTCGAACAGACCGTGGCGATCGGGGACGGCGCCAACGACCTGGACATGCTGGCGCGGGCTGGACTCGGCGTGGCGTTCAACGCCAAACCCGCGGTCCGGGAAGCTGCCGACACCAGCGTGTCGGTCCCCTACCTCGACGCGGTGCTGTTCGTGCTGGGCATCCGACGCGACGAGGTGGAGGCCGCCGACGAACGTGACCTGCGTGACCGCGGCGATCCCGTCCCGGTGCGGGGCGTGCCTCCGCTGTGA
- a CDS encoding PQQ-binding-like beta-propeller repeat protein, translated as MRPRTARPRRPAILTAQLLAAGALAVLAAGTLMTASRLGEPVPAPLPAPEPLPEPPAPPTSAPVAAAPTPSPTPTLHPLVDRSSVGAPWGTVAGVLQFRGNPTRTWYGLGPVPSSPQVRWRYPDEPMCTDEPIRSRAGTADPPVKRWCGTGWTGQPAVWERPDGVVEVVVGAYDGAVHFISATSGRALRPPFETGHIIKGSVTLDPDGFPLLYTGSRDGYLRVVALDRDGPTQLWALPANRSRIWNDDWDGNPTIVDGLLVTGGEDGWFYVIDLKRGYDAAGRVTVDPTVVVQLPGWDQKLLRAVGDRNVSFESSVAIFEGHAFVANSAGRVIGYDLSQVRDGHAPVVFEYWTGDDTDATIVIDRDGMLYVASELERRTARGRQVGQLVKLDRDRPGDPRVWGLDVPARPGAPANEPGGIWGTPALHEGVLYVTTHAGDLLAVDSADGQVVWREPIGYHEWSSPVVVDDTLIVGACQRAGMLAFDVRDPRRPRPRWSVQLGGCVESTPAVWRGGIYVGSRDGFVYAVGDR; from the coding sequence ATGCGTCCTCGGACGGCGCGTCCCCGCCGACCTGCGATCCTGACCGCACAGCTGCTCGCGGCAGGCGCTCTCGCCGTCCTCGCCGCCGGGACGCTGATGACGGCGAGCCGGCTGGGAGAGCCGGTCCCGGCGCCGCTCCCAGCGCCCGAGCCGCTGCCCGAGCCGCCTGCCCCACCGACCTCCGCGCCGGTCGCCGCTGCCCCCACCCCGTCGCCCACCCCGACCCTGCACCCGCTGGTGGACCGCAGCAGCGTCGGGGCGCCGTGGGGAACGGTGGCCGGCGTGCTGCAGTTCCGTGGGAACCCCACCCGGACGTGGTACGGGCTCGGTCCGGTTCCGTCCTCCCCGCAGGTGCGCTGGCGGTACCCGGACGAGCCGATGTGCACCGACGAGCCGATCCGCTCCCGGGCGGGGACCGCCGACCCGCCGGTGAAGCGCTGGTGCGGCACCGGGTGGACCGGTCAGCCGGCGGTGTGGGAACGCCCCGACGGCGTGGTCGAGGTTGTCGTCGGTGCGTACGACGGGGCGGTGCACTTCATCAGCGCGACGTCGGGCCGGGCGCTGCGACCGCCGTTCGAGACCGGCCACATCATCAAAGGCTCGGTGACGCTCGACCCCGATGGGTTCCCCCTGCTGTACACCGGGTCGCGCGACGGCTACCTGCGGGTGGTGGCGCTCGACCGTGACGGCCCGACGCAGCTGTGGGCGCTTCCGGCCAACCGCAGCCGGATCTGGAACGACGACTGGGACGGCAACCCCACGATCGTCGACGGGTTGCTGGTCACCGGCGGGGAGGACGGCTGGTTCTACGTGATCGACCTCAAGCGCGGCTACGACGCGGCGGGCCGGGTCACCGTCGACCCGACGGTCGTCGTGCAGCTGCCCGGCTGGGATCAAAAGCTGCTCCGCGCAGTCGGGGATCGCAACGTCAGCTTCGAGAGCTCCGTCGCGATCTTCGAGGGCCACGCGTTCGTCGCGAACTCCGCGGGGCGCGTGATCGGGTACGACCTCAGCCAGGTCCGCGACGGCCACGCGCCCGTGGTGTTCGAGTACTGGACCGGTGACGACACCGACGCGACGATCGTCATCGACCGTGACGGGATGCTGTACGTGGCATCGGAGCTCGAGCGCCGGACCGCCCGTGGCCGACAGGTCGGCCAGCTCGTCAAGCTGGACCGCGACCGCCCGGGTGACCCGCGGGTGTGGGGGCTGGACGTTCCCGCTCGCCCGGGCGCCCCCGCGAACGAACCCGGGGGGATCTGGGGAACACCGGCCCTGCACGAGGGTGTCCTGTACGTCACCACCCACGCCGGCGACCTGTTGGCGGTCGACAGCGCCGACGGACAGGTCGTGTGGCGGGAACCCATCGGGTACCACGAGTGGTCATCGCCCGTGGTCGTCGACGACACGCTGATCGTGGGTGCGTGCCAACGCGCCGGGATGTTGGCGTTCGATGTCCGCGATCCGCGCCGTCCGCGACCCCGCTGGTCGGTGCAGCTGGGCGGCTGCGTGGAGAGCACCCCGGCGGTGTGGCGGGGCGGGATCTACGTCGGGTCCCGCGACGGCTTCGTGTACGCGGTCGGAGACCGCTGA
- the dapC gene encoding succinyldiaminopimelate transaminase, with translation MVTSNPALDELGGYPLAALQDLAEDLRADGQPVYDFSIGDPDEPTPDFIRHALVDALGPVSRYPTVTGRRELRAAVAAWFARRHGVEVDPDRHVLPSAGSKEAIFHLPLVVVDPHGDRRGVLWGEPGYPVYARGAQFAGGMSDPVQLTAERDWLLELEEVDPTRLAQACVAWVNYPQNPTGAAADRDYYRRQLEVARAHDILLCSDECYQELWFDHPAPSLLEVCDGDLTGVLAFVSLSKRSGMTGYRAGAIVGDPELIARQRVLRPNVGTAPQTFVQAAAIAAWADQDHVDERRAIFAAKRAVMLPFLASRGIAVSGSDATFYVWFRAPGRDDAAYVEGLLAERVIASPGRSFGPSGAGWVRLALVPSAAECEAAVERWATAIDAGRLPT, from the coding sequence ATGGTGACGTCCAACCCGGCACTGGATGAGCTCGGCGGTTACCCGCTGGCGGCCCTGCAGGACCTGGCCGAGGACCTCCGCGCTGACGGCCAGCCGGTCTACGACTTCTCGATCGGTGACCCCGACGAACCCACTCCGGACTTCATCCGCCACGCACTGGTGGACGCGCTCGGCCCGGTCAGCCGGTACCCGACCGTGACCGGGCGGCGCGAGCTGCGCGCCGCTGTCGCCGCCTGGTTCGCCCGCCGCCATGGGGTCGAGGTCGACCCGGATCGTCACGTCCTGCCCAGCGCCGGGAGCAAGGAGGCCATCTTCCACCTCCCGCTCGTGGTCGTGGATCCGCACGGCGACCGCCGCGGCGTGCTGTGGGGCGAACCCGGCTACCCCGTGTACGCCCGCGGTGCCCAGTTCGCCGGCGGGATGTCCGACCCGGTGCAGCTCACCGCCGAGCGCGACTGGCTGCTGGAGCTCGAGGAGGTCGACCCCACACGGCTGGCCCAGGCATGCGTGGCGTGGGTGAACTACCCGCAGAACCCGACCGGCGCTGCGGCCGACCGCGACTACTACCGCCGCCAGCTCGAGGTCGCCCGCGCCCACGACATCCTGCTGTGCTCCGACGAGTGCTACCAGGAACTGTGGTTCGACCACCCCGCCCCGTCGCTGCTGGAGGTGTGCGACGGGGACCTGACCGGGGTGCTGGCGTTCGTGTCGCTGTCGAAGCGCTCGGGGATGACCGGGTACCGGGCCGGAGCGATCGTCGGGGACCCGGAGCTGATCGCCCGGCAGCGTGTGCTGCGGCCCAACGTCGGGACCGCGCCCCAGACGTTCGTGCAGGCCGCTGCGATCGCGGCGTGGGCCGATCAGGACCACGTCGACGAGCGGCGCGCCATCTTCGCCGCCAAACGCGCGGTGATGCTGCCGTTTCTGGCGTCCCGCGGGATCGCGGTGTCCGGGAGCGACGCGACGTTCTACGTGTGGTTCCGCGCGCCCGGACGCGACGACGCCGCCTACGTCGAGGGCCTGCTCGCCGAGCGGGTGATCGCCTCGCCGGGACGTTCGTTCGGGCCATCCGGCGCCGGGTGGGTGCGCCTGGCGCTGGTGCCCAGCGCCGCGGAGTGCGAAGCGGCGGTGGAGCGGTGGGCGACGGCGATCGACGCGGGGCGGCTGCCCACCTGA
- a CDS encoding 2,3,4,5-tetrahydropyridine-2,6-dicarboxylate N-succinyltransferase, whose product MTEELRRTVREAFDAGGDAWDGLEVRDAVAQTMALLDRGELRVADPPADEDGEWTVNSWVREAILLYFRQAEMMRMEAGTFQYHDKIPVKTGHADNGVRVVPPGTARYGSFLEPGVVMMPSYVNIGAWVGSGTMVDTWATVGSCAQIGRDVHLSGGVGIGGVLEPPGADPVIVEDGAFIGSRCVVVEGARIGREAVLGALTVITASTPIIDVRSDEPSTARGVVPPRAVVVPGMRPRDFPAGTYHLPCALIIGERTASTDRKTSLNQALRDFQVQT is encoded by the coding sequence GTGACCGAAGAGCTGCGCCGCACCGTCCGCGAAGCGTTCGACGCCGGTGGGGACGCGTGGGATGGGCTCGAGGTCCGCGACGCGGTCGCGCAGACGATGGCGCTGCTGGACCGTGGAGAGCTGCGCGTCGCCGATCCGCCGGCGGACGAGGACGGCGAGTGGACCGTGAACTCGTGGGTGCGCGAGGCGATCCTGCTGTACTTCCGCCAGGCCGAGATGATGCGCATGGAGGCCGGGACGTTCCAGTACCACGACAAGATCCCCGTGAAGACCGGCCACGCCGACAACGGGGTGCGGGTGGTGCCACCCGGCACGGCCCGCTACGGGTCGTTCCTGGAGCCTGGCGTGGTCATGATGCCCAGCTACGTCAACATCGGGGCGTGGGTGGGGTCGGGGACCATGGTCGACACGTGGGCCACCGTGGGGTCGTGCGCGCAGATCGGCCGTGACGTGCATCTGTCGGGCGGGGTGGGGATCGGCGGCGTCCTGGAGCCGCCCGGGGCCGACCCCGTCATCGTGGAGGACGGCGCGTTCATCGGGTCGCGGTGCGTGGTGGTGGAAGGCGCGCGCATCGGTCGGGAAGCCGTGCTCGGGGCGCTGACCGTGATCACCGCATCGACCCCGATCATCGACGTCCGCAGCGACGAGCCGTCGACCGCACGCGGCGTGGTGCCGCCACGCGCGGTGGTCGTGCCCGGGATGCGACCCCGGGACTTCCCGGCCGGGACCTACCACCTACCGTGCGCGCTGATCATCGGTGAGCGCACGGCGTCGACGGACCGCAAGACGTCCCTGAACCAGGCGCTGCGGGACTTCCAGGTACAGACATGA
- the dapE gene encoding succinyl-diaminopimelate desuccinylase — MTPAPFDLPGRLVELCAQLSVTGHEAPLTDALEERYASVATIHRVGDSLVVGGSGEGPLILLVGHLDVVPPTEEDAEARVEDRGDGAVVVGRGASDMKGGIAVAEALFADEALRARSPYDLALVLYAGEEGPEEANELGSVLAALPWLSDASLAIVLEPTDLEVQVGCLGGLHAELSIVGRPAHSARPWLADNALTKAAPLLAELHDPAPRDVEVDGITFRDVLTATQAWTDNARNVIPGRFTINVNYRFGPDRTLDEAEAELRGWVADRAEVTIVDRAPPAPPGLDAPLVRALVEAVDAPVTGKQAWTDVARFAAAGVPAVNYGPGITGQAHRAGEYVPVANLGHVHARLRSFLATDLETGIATGTHQG; from the coding sequence ATGACCCCCGCACCGTTCGACCTGCCCGGACGCCTCGTCGAGCTCTGCGCACAGCTGTCGGTCACCGGCCACGAGGCGCCGCTCACCGACGCGCTCGAGGAACGCTACGCGTCGGTGGCCACGATCCACCGGGTCGGCGACAGCCTGGTGGTGGGCGGGTCGGGTGAGGGCCCCCTGATCCTGCTGGTGGGGCACCTCGACGTGGTCCCACCCACCGAGGAGGACGCCGAGGCCCGCGTCGAGGACCGTGGCGACGGAGCCGTGGTCGTCGGGCGGGGCGCGTCGGACATGAAAGGCGGCATCGCCGTGGCGGAGGCCCTGTTCGCCGATGAGGCGCTGCGCGCCCGGTCGCCGTACGACCTGGCGCTGGTGCTGTACGCCGGTGAGGAAGGGCCAGAGGAAGCCAACGAGCTCGGGTCGGTCCTGGCTGCGCTGCCGTGGCTGTCGGACGCCAGCCTGGCGATCGTGCTCGAACCCACCGATCTGGAGGTCCAGGTCGGGTGCCTCGGTGGGTTGCACGCGGAGCTGTCGATCGTCGGCCGCCCCGCGCACTCAGCCCGTCCCTGGCTGGCGGACAACGCACTGACGAAGGCGGCGCCGCTCCTGGCCGAGCTGCACGATCCCGCCCCCCGCGACGTCGAGGTCGACGGGATCACGTTCCGTGACGTGCTCACCGCCACGCAGGCGTGGACCGACAACGCCCGCAACGTCATCCCCGGGCGCTTCACGATCAACGTCAACTACCGGTTCGGGCCCGACCGCACCCTCGACGAGGCCGAGGCCGAGCTGCGCGGCTGGGTCGCCGACCGCGCGGAGGTCACGATCGTGGACCGGGCGCCGCCCGCACCGCCGGGCCTGGACGCCCCCCTGGTCCGTGCGTTGGTGGAAGCGGTCGACGCTCCGGTCACCGGCAAACAGGCCTGGACGGACGTGGCGCGGTTCGCCGCTGCTGGCGTGCCGGCGGTCAACTACGGGCCGGGCATCACCGGCCAGGCGCACCGTGCCGGCGAGTACGTCCCGGTCGCCAACCTCGGGCACGTCCACGCGCGGCTGCGTTCTTTCCTCGCGACAGACCTCGAGACAGGCATCGCGACAGGAACGCACCAGGGGTGA
- a CDS encoding glutamate--tRNA ligase — protein sequence MTGRSGASDDRPPRVRLAPAPTGALHVGNLRTGLFNWLHARRHRGTFVLRIEDTDQARATPEALRGLLDALRGAGLDWDEGPQVGGPYGPYIQSERAPFHAAVVRRLIEADLAYQDFATVEELEAYRETRRAEGRPPVLKGPLRGERRPGELGHPSIRVRTPEAGEVVVDDLVRGRVSFDWSSIGDFVVQRADGSVTYPLANAADDVAQGITLVCRGEDLLSVTPRQVLLYEELTKDGLVDDTLAQAGFPARAPGWVSPRWFAHLSLVVGEDRKPLSKRHGATAVQEFARHGYLPEVLLNYLALLGWAPGDGRERFGVDELIAAFDLADVGRTAAAFDFDKLTAFNGERIRELAADELADRLVPYLDGTYGEPLIGHPPGDQELALLCRLVPLVQERMQRLDEVRQYAPAFFAEVIDLDPEAVDVVLGKPGAVAALEAAADTLEVLDDWTDAAIETALRGLLDRLQMGARKVFQPIRVAVTGWRVSPPLFESLALMSKQRVIQRIRDAIPVAHEAGGG from the coding sequence GTGACCGGCCGGAGCGGGGCGAGCGACGACCGGCCGCCGCGGGTCCGGCTCGCACCCGCCCCGACCGGGGCGCTCCACGTGGGCAACCTGCGTACCGGGCTGTTCAACTGGCTGCATGCCCGCCGCCACCGCGGCACGTTCGTGCTCCGCATCGAGGACACCGACCAGGCGCGCGCCACGCCCGAGGCCCTACGCGGCCTGCTGGACGCGCTGCGGGGGGCGGGGTTGGACTGGGACGAAGGGCCGCAGGTCGGCGGGCCGTACGGACCCTACATCCAGTCGGAGCGGGCACCGTTCCACGCTGCGGTCGTGCGCCGACTGATCGAGGCGGACCTCGCCTACCAGGACTTCGCCACGGTCGAGGAGCTCGAGGCGTACCGCGAGACGCGACGGGCCGAGGGGCGCCCGCCGGTGCTCAAGGGACCGCTGCGTGGCGAGCGTCGCCCGGGCGAGCTGGGTCACCCGTCGATCCGGGTCCGCACTCCTGAGGCCGGCGAGGTCGTTGTCGACGACCTCGTCCGCGGTCGGGTCAGCTTCGACTGGTCGAGCATCGGTGACTTCGTCGTGCAACGGGCCGACGGGTCGGTGACGTACCCGCTGGCGAACGCCGCCGACGACGTGGCGCAGGGCATCACGCTGGTCTGCCGCGGTGAGGACCTGCTATCGGTCACGCCCAGGCAGGTCCTCCTCTACGAGGAACTCACCAAGGACGGCTTGGTCGACGACACGTTGGCGCAGGCGGGCTTCCCCGCGCGCGCCCCGGGGTGGGTGTCGCCGCGCTGGTTCGCGCACCTGTCGCTGGTGGTCGGGGAGGACCGAAAGCCCCTGTCGAAACGTCACGGGGCGACCGCCGTGCAGGAGTTCGCCCGGCACGGCTACCTGCCGGAGGTTCTGTTGAACTATCTGGCGTTGCTGGGCTGGGCGCCGGGCGACGGGCGCGAGCGGTTCGGAGTCGACGAGCTGATCGCGGCGTTCGACCTCGCCGACGTGGGCAGGACCGCAGCGGCGTTCGACTTCGACAAGCTGACCGCGTTCAACGGCGAGCGGATCCGTGAGCTGGCGGCCGACGAGCTCGCCGACCGGCTGGTGCCCTACCTCGACGGGACCTACGGCGAGCCGCTGATCGGGCATCCGCCCGGTGACCAGGAGCTGGCGCTGCTGTGCCGCCTGGTCCCGCTGGTGCAGGAACGCATGCAGCGTCTCGACGAGGTCCGCCAGTACGCCCCGGCGTTCTTCGCCGAGGTGATCGACCTCGACCCCGAGGCGGTCGATGTCGTCCTGGGCAAGCCCGGCGCTGTCGCGGCGTTGGAAGCCGCAGCCGACACCCTGGAGGTGCTCGACGACTGGACCGACGCCGCCATCGAGACCGCGCTCCGCGGCCTGCTCGACCGGCTGCAGATGGGGGCGCGGAAGGTCTTCCAACCGATCCGCGTTGCAGTGACCGGGTGGCGTGTGTCGCCGCCGCTGTTCGAGTCGTTGGCGTTGATGTCCAAGCAACGCGTCATCCAACGCATCCGCGACGCCATCCCGGTCGCGCACGAGGCCGGCGGAGGATGA